The Verrucomicrobiia bacterium genome includes a window with the following:
- the mqnE gene encoding aminofutalosine synthase MqnE encodes MNSLAQHNDLRDLHEKVAAGERISEADALRLFESKDLNAIGAIADLVRARKVGNRASYIINRYLNYSNYCILSCQFCSFAKKKRDADGFQLSIEEMVVKAREALAIGITELHIVGGLHPSLPFDYYTGMLRTLHALDARLQLKCFTAIEILHLAWLAKKSVPDTLAELKAAGLDSLTGGGAEIFRKEVRSAIAKGKESGEEYLDVHRTWHQMGGRSTCTMLFGHIESLADRVDHLRQLRALQDETRGFVAFVPLPYQPEDNDIPVTTPPTGFDTLRTLAISRIYLDNFDHLTAYWVGMGLKLAQVALSYGADDLHGTIIEEHIFHMAGATSPQQQTEAALVKAIREAVRTPVQRNTFYEPIKTWDSTPADAGNAEAGRSKTLDSNLATA; translated from the coding sequence ATGAATTCTTTAGCGCAACACAATGACCTCCGCGACCTCCACGAAAAAGTCGCCGCCGGTGAACGCATTTCCGAGGCCGACGCCCTCCGTCTTTTCGAGAGCAAAGACCTGAACGCCATCGGCGCCATCGCCGACCTCGTCCGCGCCCGCAAAGTCGGCAATCGCGCCAGCTACATCATCAATCGCTACCTCAATTATTCCAACTACTGCATCCTCAGTTGCCAATTCTGCTCCTTCGCAAAAAAGAAACGCGATGCCGATGGCTTCCAACTTTCCATCGAAGAAATGGTCGTGAAAGCCCGCGAAGCCCTCGCCATCGGCATCACCGAATTGCACATCGTCGGCGGGTTGCATCCCTCGCTGCCGTTTGATTATTACACCGGCATGTTGCGGACGTTGCACGCGCTCGACGCGCGGCTGCAATTAAAATGTTTTACCGCCATCGAAATTTTGCACCTCGCGTGGCTCGCCAAAAAATCCGTCCCCGACACCCTCGCCGAATTGAAAGCCGCCGGTCTCGATTCCCTCACCGGCGGCGGCGCGGAAATTTTTCGCAAGGAAGTCCGCTCCGCCATCGCCAAAGGCAAGGAATCCGGCGAGGAATATCTCGATGTCCATCGGACCTGGCACCAGATGGGCGGGCGAAGCACCTGCACCATGCTCTTCGGTCACATCGAATCGCTCGCCGACCGCGTGGATCATCTGCGGCAACTGCGCGCGTTGCAGGACGAGACCCGCGGCTTCGTCGCCTTCGTCCCGCTGCCGTATCAGCCCGAGGACAACGACATTCCTGTCACCACGCCCCCGACGGGTTTTGACACCTTGCGCACGCTCGCTATCAGCCGCATCTACCTTGATAACTTCGATCATCTCACCGCCTATTGGGTCGGCATGGGCCTCAAGCTCGCGCAAGTCGCATTAAGTTACGGCGCCGATGACCTGCACGGAACCATCATCGAGGAACATATTTTTCACATGGCCGGCGCGACCTCGCCGCAACAGCAAACCGAAGCCGCCCTCGTCAAAGCCATCCGCGAAGCCGTCCGCACTCCCGTTCAGCGCAACACCTTTTACGAGCCCATCAAAACCTGGGACTCAACTCCGGCCGATGCGGGCAACGCCGAAGCCGGCCGCTCGAAAACTCTCGATTCCAACCTCGCGACGGCTTGA
- a CDS encoding menaquinone biosynthesis protein, translating to MSDDLPKLRMAPPETPEQLAHRAEREHRAVELQREGRLEQSLAPFRVGSVRFLNAAPLVRGLEDEIILATPAKLAEMLQRDELDAGLVSITEVLFHDRYDVLDGMAIASLGEVKSVFLAHRRPLVEAREIFCDTASLTSVNLLRVLLVERGLKPEFKPLPDYASATEHDFVLLIGDAALDFLRAPHPHEIFDLGAAWLELTRLPFVYAVWALRRGVENRALRQQLREARDFGLDTLDSIIRTRTEYDYELRKDYLGWHIHYFLGHDEKRGIAKFIELLRKHNLGPVYEPKFVV from the coding sequence ATGAGCGACGATCTTCCCAAGCTCCGCATGGCGCCGCCGGAAACGCCGGAGCAACTCGCCCACCGCGCCGAACGCGAGCACCGCGCCGTCGAATTGCAGCGCGAAGGCCGTCTCGAACAATCCCTCGCGCCCTTCCGCGTCGGCTCCGTGCGCTTCCTAAATGCCGCCCCGCTCGTGCGCGGGCTCGAGGATGAAATCATTCTCGCCACGCCCGCCAAACTCGCTGAAATGTTGCAGCGCGACGAACTCGATGCCGGCCTCGTCAGCATCACCGAAGTTTTGTTCCATGATCGTTACGACGTGCTCGACGGCATGGCCATCGCCTCCCTTGGCGAAGTCAAAAGCGTTTTCCTCGCCCACCGCCGTCCGCTGGTCGAAGCACGCGAAATTTTTTGCGACACTGCCTCCCTGACGAGCGTAAATCTCCTGCGCGTCCTCCTTGTCGAACGCGGCTTGAAACCCGAATTCAAACCGCTGCCCGACTACGCCTCCGCTACGGAACACGATTTCGTTTTGCTCATCGGCGATGCCGCTTTGGATTTCCTGCGCGCGCCGCACCCGCACGAAATTTTTGATCTCGGCGCCGCGTGGCTCGAATTAACGCGCCTGCCGTTTGTCTATGCCGTGTGGGCCTTGCGGCGCGGCGTGGAAAATCGAGCTTTGCGACAGCAGTTGCGCGAAGCCCGCGACTTCGGATTGGACACCCTCGACAGCATCATCCGCACCCGCACCGAATACGATTACGAACTGCGCAAAGATTACCTCGGCTGGCACATCCACTATTTCCTGGGCCACGACGAAAAACGCGGAATCGCAAAATTCATCGAACTCCTCCGCAAACACAACCTCGGCCCCGTTTACGAACCAAAATTCGTCGTCTGA
- a CDS encoding Glu/Leu/Phe/Val dehydrogenase, whose product MQIYDNPTFRMACQQFDSVADRLQIPDDERARLKFPKRSLTVALPIHRDDGSTEVFCGYRVQHHLTLGPTKGGLRYHQDVTLGEVAALAMWMSWKCALTGLPYGGAKGGIACDPRKLSLTELERLTRRYTQEMIPFIGPQMDVMAPDVGTNEQIMAWIMDTYSVHTGYTVPSIVTGKPVLLGGSLGRREATGRGVAYLINRAADTLGLDSTKATAVVQGFGNVGSVAALSLAKYGVKVIAISDVAGGLYNAKGIDLWKLEQFVTEQKTVVGFPGAEPISNEQLLLTPCDILVPAALERQITEKNAGKIQCRILAEAANGPTTPEADAILDQRPEIFLIPDILCNAGGVVVSYFEWVQDLQSFFWNETEVTDKLFRILEGAFNQTLNLSRKQKISMRQAALSLGVTRVREAKKMRGLFP is encoded by the coding sequence ATGCAAATCTACGACAACCCCACCTTTCGGATGGCCTGTCAGCAGTTCGATTCTGTCGCCGACCGTTTGCAAATTCCCGATGACGAGCGTGCGCGGCTGAAATTTCCCAAGCGTTCCCTTACCGTCGCGCTGCCGATTCATCGTGACGATGGCTCGACCGAAGTTTTCTGCGGTTATCGCGTGCAACATCATCTCACGCTCGGCCCAACCAAAGGTGGTTTGCGCTATCATCAAGACGTCACGCTGGGCGAAGTCGCCGCGCTGGCGATGTGGATGAGTTGGAAATGCGCGCTCACCGGCTTGCCTTACGGCGGCGCGAAAGGCGGCATCGCTTGTGACCCGCGCAAACTTTCATTGACGGAACTCGAACGGCTTACGCGCCGTTACACGCAGGAAATGATTCCGTTCATCGGGCCGCAAATGGACGTGATGGCGCCGGACGTCGGCACGAATGAACAAATCATGGCGTGGATCATGGACACATATTCGGTTCACACCGGCTACACGGTTCCGAGCATTGTCACCGGCAAACCGGTTTTGCTCGGCGGCTCGCTCGGACGCCGCGAAGCGACGGGCCGTGGCGTGGCCTATTTGATCAATCGCGCTGCCGATACGCTCGGCCTTGATTCCACTAAAGCGACTGCGGTCGTGCAAGGCTTCGGCAATGTCGGTTCTGTCGCCGCGCTTTCGCTGGCGAAATACGGCGTGAAGGTGATCGCTATAAGCGATGTCGCTGGCGGGCTTTACAATGCGAAGGGCATTGACCTTTGGAAGCTCGAACAATTTGTCACAGAACAAAAAACGGTCGTGGGTTTTCCCGGAGCCGAACCGATTTCAAATGAACAACTGTTGTTGACGCCGTGCGATATTTTGGTGCCCGCCGCGTTGGAGCGCCAGATCACCGAAAAGAATGCCGGTAAAATTCAGTGCCGCATTCTCGCTGAGGCTGCTAACGGGCCCACAACGCCGGAGGCTGATGCCATTCTCGATCAGCGTCCGGAGATTTTCCTGATCCCGGATATTTTGTGCAACGCGGGCGGCGTGGTGGTTTCGTATTTCGAATGGGTCCAGGATTTGCAGAGTTTTTTCTGGAATGAAACGGAAGTGACGGACAAACTTTTCCGCATCCTCGAAGGGGCTTTCAACCAAACGCTGAACCTGAGCCGCAAACAAAAAATTTCCATGCGCCAGGCGGCGTTGAGTCTCGGCGTGACGCGCGTGCGTGAAGCAAAGAAAATGCGGGGGCTGTTTCCGTAG
- a CDS encoding radical SAM protein: protein MSESLVVNEVYLSLQGESTFAGLPCIFVRLTACNLRCSYCDTAYAFTEGKREPLAEILTEIRQQAAAYLNHVGEHKMPLVELTGGEPLLQPNALPLMRALCDDGFTVLLETSGAHDISKVDARVRRIMDLKCPSSGEVARNRWENIRELKTTDEIKFVIGSAQDYEWAKEQISKFKLAEICPLLMSWVQPLAPEQQDKSLKLVPPGQTPITRLELAERIIADALPVRFQAQLHKIIWPAEERGV, encoded by the coding sequence GTGTCAGAGAGTCTGGTCGTCAACGAAGTTTATTTGAGCCTGCAAGGTGAAAGCACCTTTGCGGGCCTCCCGTGCATTTTTGTGCGGCTCACCGCGTGCAACCTGCGTTGCTCCTATTGCGACACGGCCTATGCGTTCACCGAAGGGAAACGCGAACCGCTCGCGGAAATCCTCACCGAAATTCGCCAACAAGCCGCCGCTTATTTGAACCATGTCGGCGAACATAAAATGCCGCTGGTTGAACTCACCGGCGGCGAGCCCTTGCTCCAACCCAATGCGCTCCCGCTCATGCGCGCCTTGTGCGACGATGGTTTTACCGTGCTGCTCGAAACCAGCGGCGCGCATGATATTTCCAAAGTGGACGCGCGCGTGCGCCGCATTATGGACTTGAAATGTCCCAGCAGCGGCGAGGTCGCGCGCAATCGCTGGGAAAATATTCGCGAACTCAAGACCACCGATGAAATCAAATTTGTCATCGGTTCCGCGCAGGATTACGAGTGGGCGAAAGAGCAGATTTCAAAATTTAAATTGGCGGAAATTTGTCCATTGCTGATGTCGTGGGTGCAGCCGCTCGCACCCGAGCAGCAGGATAAATCGCTGAAGCTCGTGCCGCCGGGCCAGACACCCATCACGCGTTTGGAATTGGCCGAACGCATCATCGCGGATGCGCTGCCCGTGCGTTTTCAGGCGCAGTTGCATAAAATCATTTGGCCTGCCGAAGAACGAGGCGTCTAG
- a CDS encoding aspartate aminotransferase family protein has translation MTRTTNTLQQLREYESRNVTFMEADGSWPIVWERARGTHVWDIEGRKYLDLTAAFGVAAAGHANTRVVRAGQKQMGKLLHAMGDVHPHRLKAQLARELSRITFERWPAEKFGGARAHPLAGKTIFCNSGFEAVEAALKTAVLATSKPGIIAFEGAYHGLGYGALNVTHRDYFRSPFRAQLGGFAEFVGFPTTLIQLRRAAAEIRDLLHYKEIGAVLVEPMQARGGIHIPPPAFLPMLRKLCDEFGALLIVDEIYTGFGRTGKWFACEHSGTVPDLICVGKALTGGFPLSACVGRVDLMDAAWPVSSGEALHTSTFLGHPVGCAMALAQIAEIRRARLPQRSALLGEHLLRELRKHISNPQFDISIRGKGLFAGVELCLRGRVPATIAALHVMKEMLHRGYVMLPEGAHGNVLSFTPPLTITRQELTVAVRELQKVLNRE, from the coding sequence GTGACCCGAACCACAAATACGCTTCAACAACTGCGCGAATACGAATCGCGAAATGTCACCTTCATGGAGGCGGACGGCTCATGGCCCATCGTGTGGGAACGCGCCCGTGGCACGCATGTCTGGGACATCGAAGGCCGCAAATATCTCGATCTCACCGCGGCGTTTGGCGTGGCCGCGGCGGGACACGCGAATACGCGCGTCGTCCGTGCCGGGCAAAAGCAGATGGGAAAATTATTGCACGCGATGGGCGACGTTCATCCGCATCGCCTGAAGGCCCAACTCGCGCGCGAACTCAGCCGCATCACCTTCGAGCGCTGGCCGGCGGAGAAATTCGGCGGCGCGCGCGCGCATCCCTTGGCGGGCAAAACGATTTTTTGCAATTCCGGGTTTGAAGCGGTGGAAGCCGCACTGAAAACAGCGGTGCTCGCTACGAGCAAACCTGGAATCATCGCGTTCGAGGGCGCGTATCACGGACTGGGTTACGGCGCATTGAACGTCACACATCGCGATTATTTTCGCAGCCCATTTCGTGCGCAACTCGGCGGCTTCGCGGAGTTCGTTGGATTCCCAACCACGCTGATTCAACTGCGCCGCGCGGCGGCGGAGATTCGCGATTTGTTGCACTACAAAGAAATCGGTGCGGTGCTGGTTGAACCGATGCAGGCGCGCGGTGGAATCCATATTCCGCCTCCGGCATTTTTGCCGATGCTGCGAAAGTTGTGCGATGAATTTGGCGCGCTGCTCATCGTGGACGAAATTTATACCGGCTTTGGGCGCACGGGAAAATGGTTCGCCTGCGAACACAGCGGGACCGTGCCGGACTTGATTTGCGTGGGCAAAGCGTTGACCGGCGGTTTTCCCCTGTCGGCCTGCGTTGGGCGCGTCGATTTGATGGATGCCGCGTGGCCGGTGTCGAGTGGCGAAGCGCTCCACACGAGCACGTTCCTTGGGCATCCCGTGGGCTGCGCGATGGCGCTGGCGCAGATCGCGGAAATCCGCCGCGCGCGGCTGCCGCAACGCAGTGCGCTGTTGGGCGAACATCTCCTGCGCGAATTGCGAAAACATATTTCCAATCCGCAGTTTGATATTTCCATTCGCGGCAAAGGATTATTTGCGGGCGTCGAATTATGTTTGCGCGGCCGCGTGCCTGCCACGATTGCGGCGCTGCATGTGATGAAGGAAATGTTGCATCGCGGTTACGTCATGCTGCCGGAAGGCGCGCACGGAAACGTGCTCAGCTTCACGCCGCCGCTGACCATCACGCGGCAGGAATTGACCGTGGCGGTGCGTGAATTGCAGAAAGTGTTGAATCGCGAATGA
- the rsmA gene encoding 16S rRNA (adenine(1518)-N(6)/adenine(1519)-N(6))-dimethyltransferase RsmA: protein MKLTEMRQILASGQIQLTKSLGQNFLHDGNQLRRIAEVAELKPADRVFEVGPGLGPLTELLVAQAGEVLAIEKDQRLFEFVREKFAASKNFFVRHDDALEWIRREKRDWRDWKLVANLPYSVASPILVELAQAHDCPSRMVATLQLEVGNRVMAKAGEDDYGVLSLLLQLRYEPVASFKIPAECFFPAPDVDSACVALERRAQPLLPYALNAKFDRLVKLGFSQRRKMMLKLLKQEWPAEKLAAVFEQLKLSPQIRAERVTLEQFVELVKILETP from the coding sequence ATGAAGCTTACCGAGATGCGGCAGATTTTGGCGTCCGGCCAGATTCAACTCACGAAATCGCTCGGCCAGAATTTTTTGCACGATGGCAATCAGTTGCGCCGCATAGCCGAGGTCGCGGAATTAAAACCTGCGGACCGCGTGTTCGAAGTGGGTCCGGGGCTCGGACCGTTGACCGAATTACTGGTTGCGCAAGCGGGCGAAGTTCTGGCGATCGAAAAGGATCAACGGCTGTTTGAATTCGTGCGCGAAAAATTTGCGGCATCGAAAAATTTCTTCGTGCGCCACGACGATGCCCTGGAATGGATACGCCGCGAAAAACGCGATTGGCGCGACTGGAAACTGGTCGCCAATTTGCCGTACTCCGTGGCCTCGCCGATTCTCGTGGAACTCGCGCAAGCGCACGATTGCCCCAGCCGCATGGTGGCCACGCTGCAACTCGAAGTGGGAAATCGCGTGATGGCCAAAGCGGGCGAGGATGATTACGGTGTCCTTTCGCTGCTGCTGCAACTGCGCTACGAACCGGTGGCGAGTTTCAAGATCCCGGCGGAATGTTTTTTTCCTGCGCCCGACGTGGATTCCGCCTGCGTGGCGCTCGAACGGCGCGCGCAGCCGCTCTTGCCATACGCGCTCAACGCAAAATTCGATCGGCTGGTAAAACTCGGTTTTTCGCAACGCCGAAAAATGATGTTGAAACTTTTGAAACAGGAATGGCCGGCGGAAAAGCTGGCGGCGGTTTTTGAACAATTAAAATTGTCGCCGCAAATCCGCGCGGAACGAGTGACGCTGGAGCAATTCGTTGAACTCGTCAAAATTTTGGAAACCCCATGA
- a CDS encoding NUDIX domain-containing protein has translation MNEAQRPDEIFDIVNDCDEVVGQRTRGEVHRLGLKHRAVHVLVFNQRGELFLQKRSMKKDTYPGTWDSSCSGHLDQGEDYDACAMRELQEEIGLAVNEIPQKLLRLEACDDTGQEFVWVYTMQSEGPFVLHPAEIEKGDWFASVEITRWMMERPDDFAQAFRRIWMEWTKGQF, from the coding sequence ATGAACGAAGCGCAACGGCCGGACGAAATTTTTGACATCGTGAACGACTGCGATGAGGTCGTCGGCCAACGCACCCGCGGCGAGGTGCATCGGCTAGGCTTGAAACATCGCGCCGTCCATGTGCTGGTCTTCAATCAGCGCGGGGAATTATTTTTGCAGAAACGCTCGATGAAAAAAGATACTTATCCCGGGACGTGGGATTCATCCTGCTCCGGGCATCTGGACCAGGGCGAAGATTACGACGCTTGCGCCATGCGGGAATTGCAGGAAGAGATCGGGCTCGCCGTGAACGAGATTCCCCAAAAATTATTGCGCCTCGAAGCCTGTGACGACACCGGCCAGGAATTTGTCTGGGTTTACACCATGCAATCCGAAGGCCCGTTCGTGTTGCATCCCGCAGAAATCGAAAAAGGTGATTGGTTTGCGTCTGTCGAAATCACCCGATGGATGATGGAACGGCCCGATGATTTCGCACAGGCATTTAGAAGAATCTGGATGGAATGGACTAAGGGACAATTCTAA
- a CDS encoding VOC family protein yields the protein MKYTVEHLGLPAPDSAALKNWYVDVLEAKLVCDNGQTPATYLLSLAGGLMIEIYPATTTSPDTANNFVAGFRHLALRVASIEEAQAALEKKGVTFPEPSRPAMGGGRVLFFRDPNQNLLHFVERAPDSPIRA from the coding sequence ATGAAATACACAGTAGAACACCTTGGCCTACCCGCGCCCGATTCCGCCGCTCTCAAAAATTGGTATGTGGACGTTCTTGAAGCCAAACTCGTTTGCGACAATGGCCAAACCCCCGCAACATATCTGCTCAGCCTCGCCGGCGGTTTGATGATTGAAATTTATCCCGCTACGACCACTTCGCCCGATACCGCGAACAACTTCGTCGCCGGTTTTCGGCATCTCGCCTTGCGCGTCGCTTCGATAGAAGAAGCCCAGGCTGCGCTTGAAAAAAAGGGAGTGACCTTTCCCGAACCCAGCCGCCCCGCGATGGGTGGCGGGCGCGTGTTATTTTTTCGCGACCCCAATCAAAACCTGCTGCACTTCGTCGAGCGCGCACCGGATTCTCCGATTCGTGCCTGA
- a CDS encoding SprT family zinc-dependent metalloprotease, with protein sequence MRANLTIGKCDVLQGRTMSLRIDYRRRPNARRYILRLNETGDGGCVTIPRGGCHAEAQSFVRRNLSWLEDRLNRQRERIRATGDDNTILLRGEPVSLDAAAQQLLSTTDLSTIMGNSAMLRARLKTKFWRLAKTELPARVSELALAHGLAIRRVSVRDQRSRWGSCSVKAVISLNWRLIQTPGFVRDYIIIHELMHLREMNHSSRFWKHVYTAFPQTDAAEAWLKTHASLLRG encoded by the coding sequence ATGCGAGCCAACCTCACCATTGGCAAATGCGATGTCCTCCAGGGCCGCACCATGTCCCTGCGCATTGATTATCGCCGACGCCCCAATGCCCGCCGCTATATTCTCCGCCTGAACGAAACCGGCGATGGTGGATGCGTCACGATCCCGCGCGGCGGTTGCCATGCGGAGGCCCAAAGTTTTGTGCGGCGCAATTTGTCCTGGCTCGAAGACCGTCTTAACCGGCAACGGGAAAGAATCCGCGCCACCGGCGATGACAACACCATTCTCCTCCGCGGCGAGCCGGTGTCATTGGACGCCGCCGCGCAGCAACTTTTGTCCACCACGGATTTGTCCACGATCATGGGCAACAGCGCCATGCTTCGCGCCCGCTTGAAAACAAAATTTTGGCGGCTCGCAAAAACCGAATTGCCCGCGCGCGTGAGTGAACTCGCGCTGGCGCATGGGCTGGCCATTCGCCGTGTCTCCGTGCGCGATCAACGCTCCCGCTGGGGTTCGTGCTCCGTCAAAGCCGTCATCTCGCTCAACTGGCGTCTCATCCAGACACCCGGCTTCGTCCGCGATTACATCATCATTCACGAACTGATGCATCTGCGGGAAATGAATCACTCGTCCCGTTTTTGGAAACACGTTTACACTGCGTTCCCGCAAACCGATGCCGCCGAAGCCTGGTTAAAAACTCACGCCTCACTTTTGCGCGGCTGA